A section of the Citrobacter farmeri genome encodes:
- a CDS encoding carbohydrate ABC transporter permease: protein MSYSDEATSPPLSAREPNKKSLTRLEKEERFWGWIMILPLLAGLVIFYFTPFFQNVFYSFTDLGEFQIWTTISLDNYINLFSDDEFRSAIFNTLAYVFICVPVITVLSLLLAIGLNQAIRGQWLFRTLLFLPAVTMPAAIAMVWQWLMNRNFGLLNQILAYFDIPAIGWLSDPDIVRLSASLVIIWSAIALKMIILLAGLQGIPKQIYEAMSLDGISKLRGFWSITLPLMIPTLFFVLVISFIETLQIFDVVYLLFGSASMVDEQTMTIAYLFYKYAFIYHEKGYASAIAVVIFVITMVLTLLQIWIGKRLKAQ, encoded by the coding sequence ATGAGCTATTCAGATGAAGCGACATCTCCGCCGTTATCGGCCAGGGAACCCAATAAAAAATCCCTGACCCGACTGGAAAAAGAAGAACGTTTCTGGGGGTGGATAATGATTCTGCCTCTACTGGCGGGATTAGTTATTTTTTACTTTACGCCGTTCTTCCAGAACGTATTTTACAGTTTTACCGATCTGGGTGAATTTCAGATCTGGACGACAATCAGTCTGGATAATTACATTAATTTATTCAGCGATGATGAATTTCGCTCAGCCATATTTAATACGCTGGCCTACGTCTTTATTTGTGTACCGGTGATCACGGTACTGTCTTTGCTGCTGGCCATTGGTTTAAATCAGGCGATTCGCGGTCAATGGTTGTTCCGTACGCTGTTATTTCTTCCCGCCGTCACGATGCCTGCCGCCATTGCGATGGTCTGGCAATGGTTGATGAACCGTAATTTCGGTTTGCTCAATCAGATCCTGGCCTATTTCGATATCCCCGCCATCGGCTGGCTGTCAGACCCGGATATTGTCCGCCTGAGCGCTTCACTGGTCATTATCTGGTCCGCAATCGCCCTGAAGATGATCATTCTGCTCGCCGGGTTGCAGGGGATCCCGAAGCAGATTTATGAAGCCATGTCTCTGGATGGCATCAGTAAACTGCGCGGCTTCTGGTCGATTACCCTGCCGCTAATGATCCCCACGCTGTTCTTTGTTCTGGTGATCTCGTTTATCGAAACGCTGCAAATCTTCGATGTGGTGTATCTGCTGTTTGGCAGTGCTTCCATGGTGGACGAGCAGACCATGACCATCGCTTATCTCTTTTATAAATATGCCTTTATCTACCATGAAAAAGGGTACGCCTCAGCGATTGCCGTGGTGATTTTCGTTATCACGATGGTACTGACCCTGCTGCAAATATGGATAGGCAAACGGCTTAAAGCACAGTAA
- a CDS encoding Gfo/Idh/MocA family protein, which produces MCAKKVTVLVVGAGARGEIYSRYALEHPDRMQVVGVAEPREAYRQQFVAQHKIDQENIFSDWKEAAARPRMADVVLICTQDTMHKAPAVAFADLGYHILLEKPIAPTPEDCRTIIAAVKRNNVLLGVAHVLRYTRYTQKLKSLLDSRVIGDIVSMQHLEPVGYWHQAHSFVRGNWRNEEESSFMLLQKSCHDMDWIRYIMGDHCQDVTSFGSLSHFVKENQPAGAADRCLDCQVEATCPWSACKIYLGEDHKCTPHFRRVLTADPTEENVRQALREGPYGRCVYRCDNDVVDHQVVNLRFAHQQTVTFTMTAFTRMEDRKTRLFGTKGYLEGNGEQIRVFDFLTDNETVYEIDEIAAGTQTQMGGHGGGDYYLMDRFIHAVMAGDQNMILSGPDESLESHLMVFAAERARKENCLVTL; this is translated from the coding sequence ATGTGTGCAAAGAAAGTGACCGTATTAGTGGTTGGCGCTGGCGCGCGCGGCGAAATATATTCTCGCTACGCGCTTGAACATCCGGATCGCATGCAGGTTGTCGGTGTGGCCGAACCCAGAGAGGCGTACCGCCAACAATTTGTCGCTCAGCATAAGATTGACCAGGAAAACATCTTTAGTGACTGGAAAGAGGCAGCGGCCCGCCCGCGAATGGCAGACGTCGTGCTGATCTGCACTCAGGATACGATGCACAAAGCGCCCGCCGTCGCGTTTGCCGACCTCGGCTATCATATCTTACTGGAAAAGCCGATCGCCCCCACGCCGGAAGATTGTCGCACCATCATTGCGGCGGTGAAGCGCAACAACGTTTTATTAGGTGTCGCTCACGTTCTGCGTTACACCCGCTACACGCAAAAACTCAAATCCCTGCTCGACAGTAGGGTGATTGGCGATATCGTCAGCATGCAGCATCTCGAGCCCGTAGGTTACTGGCACCAGGCGCACTCCTTCGTTCGCGGTAACTGGCGTAATGAAGAGGAATCTTCGTTTATGCTGTTACAAAAATCCTGCCACGATATGGACTGGATCCGCTACATCATGGGCGACCACTGCCAGGACGTGACCTCATTTGGCAGCCTGAGCCATTTCGTAAAGGAGAACCAACCGGCAGGCGCCGCCGACCGCTGCCTGGATTGTCAGGTTGAGGCGACCTGTCCCTGGTCAGCCTGCAAAATTTATCTCGGCGAGGATCACAAATGCACGCCGCATTTCCGTCGCGTGCTGACGGCGGATCCCACAGAGGAAAACGTCCGCCAGGCGCTGCGCGAGGGCCCGTATGGTCGCTGCGTTTATCGCTGTGATAATGACGTGGTGGATCATCAGGTAGTGAACTTACGCTTCGCCCATCAGCAAACGGTCACCTTCACCATGACCGCCTTTACCCGTATGGAAGATCGAAAGACGCGGCTTTTCGGAACGAAAGGTTATCTCGAGGGCAATGGCGAGCAGATCCGGGTGTTTGATTTTCTGACGGATAACGAGACGGTCTACGAAATCGATGAGATTGCCGCAGGCACGCAGACCCAGATGGGAGGTCATGGCGGAGGTGACTACTATCTGATGGATCGCTTTATACACGCCGTGATGGCGGGCGATCAAAATATGATTCTCTCCGGCCCGGATGAATCCCTGGAGAGTCACTTAATGGTCTTTGCCGCAGAGCGCGCTCGCAAGGAAAACTGTCTGGTTACACTGTGA
- a CDS encoding carbohydrate ABC transporter permease, which translates to MFMTKRDKWLIYGLMILATLVTVVPFLWMIITSFKTQAESIAFPPILLPARPGFQAYDKILHEMPFGSFYFNSIVSTLVIVILQTLIAAMAAYGFSRLRFKGRDILFMLCISILMVPGQIFLIPQFLTIEKIGLLNSIPGLVLPGLFSIYSAFLLRQFFLSVPKELEEAAIMDGYNHLTIFFKIMLPLIKPGLIACVIINGLWSWNNLMWPLIVNTSMDKMTLPVGLASLSGRSGVEYPMLMAGALLAIIPMLLLYIFFQRYFIRGIAGAGIKG; encoded by the coding sequence ATGTTCATGACAAAACGTGATAAATGGCTGATTTACGGCCTGATGATCCTGGCGACGCTGGTCACGGTGGTTCCCTTTCTCTGGATGATCATCACCTCGTTTAAAACCCAGGCGGAAAGTATTGCCTTTCCGCCGATCCTGCTGCCCGCCAGGCCAGGGTTCCAGGCATACGATAAGATCTTACATGAGATGCCCTTTGGCAGCTTTTACTTTAACTCGATCGTCTCCACGCTGGTTATCGTCATCTTACAGACGCTGATTGCCGCGATGGCGGCATATGGCTTCTCCCGCCTGCGTTTTAAAGGGCGCGATATCCTCTTTATGCTCTGTATTTCGATTCTGATGGTCCCCGGACAGATCTTTCTGATCCCGCAATTTTTAACGATCGAAAAAATTGGCCTGCTGAACTCAATCCCAGGCCTGGTGCTGCCTGGGTTATTTAGTATTTATAGCGCCTTTTTATTGCGTCAGTTTTTTCTGTCCGTCCCGAAAGAACTGGAAGAGGCGGCAATTATGGATGGCTATAACCATTTAACGATCTTTTTCAAAATCATGCTGCCACTGATTAAACCCGGGCTTATCGCCTGCGTCATTATTAACGGGTTGTGGAGCTGGAATAATTTAATGTGGCCGCTCATCGTCAATACCTCGATGGACAAAATGACGCTGCCAGTAGGGCTGGCCTCGCTTTCCGGCCGTTCAGGGGTGGAGTACCCCATGCTCATGGCGGGGGCGTTACTCGCGATTATCCCCATGTTGTTACTTTATATTTTCTTCCAGCGCTATTTCATTCGTGGCATCGCCGGTGCCGGAATTAAAGGATAA
- the garD gene encoding galactarate dehydratase, producing the protein MANIEIRQESPSAFYIKVHETDNVAIIVNDNGLKAGTRFPDGLELIEHIPQGHKVALVDIPVHGEIVRYGEVIGYAVRDIPRGSWIDESMVELPKAPPLNTLPLATKVPEPLPPLEGYTFEGYRNADGSVGTKNLLGITTSVHCVAGVVDYVVKIIERDLLPKYPNVDGVVGLNHLYGCGVAINAPAAVVPIRTIHNISLNPNFGGEVMVIGLGCEKLQPERLLEGTDDVQSIPVDSASIVSLQDEKHVGFRSMVDDILQVAERHLAKLNLRQRETCPASELVVGMQCGGSDAFSGVTANPAVGYASDLLVRCGATVMFSEVTEVRDAIHLLTPRTINEEVGKRLLEEMAWYDNYLDMGKTDRSANPSPGNKKGGLANVVEKALGSIAKSGKSAIVEVLSPGQRPTKRGLIYAATPASDFVCGTQQVASGITVQVFTTGRGTPYGLMAVPVIKMATRTELANRWYDLMDINAGTIATGEETIEEVGQKLFEFILDVASGRKKTFSDQWGLHNQLAVFNPAPVT; encoded by the coding sequence ATGGCCAACATCGAAATCAGACAAGAATCGCCGAGCGCATTTTATATAAAGGTCCACGAGACAGATAATGTGGCGATCATTGTTAATGACAATGGTTTAAAAGCCGGGACGCGATTCCCGGATGGACTGGAGCTTATTGAGCATATTCCACAGGGACATAAAGTCGCGCTGGTGGATATTCCGGTTCATGGTGAAATCGTACGTTATGGTGAAGTGATCGGCTACGCCGTGCGCGACATTCCACGTGGAAGCTGGATTGATGAATCCATGGTTGAGCTGCCGAAAGCCCCACCGTTGAACACCCTACCGCTGGCGACCAAAGTACCGGAACCACTGCCGCCGCTGGAAGGCTATACCTTTGAAGGCTACCGCAACGCCGATGGTAGCGTCGGCACCAAGAATCTGCTCGGCATTACTACCAGCGTACACTGCGTGGCGGGCGTGGTTGATTACGTCGTTAAAATCATTGAGCGCGATCTGCTGCCCAAATACCCGAACGTTGATGGCGTGGTCGGACTTAATCACCTCTACGGTTGCGGCGTGGCCATTAACGCCCCGGCAGCCGTGGTGCCAATCCGCACCATTCATAACATCTCACTGAACCCAAACTTTGGCGGCGAAGTGATGGTCATTGGTCTGGGTTGCGAAAAACTGCAGCCGGAACGTTTACTGGAAGGCACTGACGATGTGCAAAGTATTCCGGTCGATAGCGCCAGCATCGTCAGCCTTCAGGACGAAAAGCACGTGGGCTTTCGTTCCATGGTCGATGATATCCTCCAGGTCGCTGAACGCCATCTGGCTAAGCTGAACCTGCGCCAGCGCGAAACCTGTCCGGCCTCTGAGCTGGTCGTCGGCATGCAGTGCGGCGGCAGCGATGCGTTTTCCGGCGTGACGGCGAACCCGGCGGTGGGCTATGCCTCTGACCTGCTGGTACGCTGCGGTGCCACGGTGATGTTCTCTGAAGTCACCGAAGTGCGTGATGCGATTCATCTGCTGACCCCGCGCACTATCAACGAAGAGGTGGGTAAACGTCTGCTGGAAGAGATGGCCTGGTACGACAACTATCTCGATATGGGGAAAACTGACCGCAGCGCTAACCCCTCTCCGGGTAACAAAAAGGGCGGTCTGGCGAACGTGGTGGAAAAAGCGCTGGGCTCAATTGCCAAATCCGGCAAAAGCGCGATTGTCGAAGTGCTCTCGCCGGGCCAGCGCCCGACCAAACGCGGTCTGATTTATGCCGCGACGCCAGCCAGCGATTTTGTTTGCGGCACACAACAGGTGGCTTCCGGGATCACCGTCCAGGTATTCACTACGGGTCGAGGTACCCCGTATGGCCTGATGGCCGTGCCGGTGATCAAGATGGCGACGCGTACCGAACTGGCAAACCGCTGGTACGACTTAATGGATATCAATGCGGGCACCATCGCCACAGGCGAAGAGACGATTGAGGAAGTCGGTCAGAAACTGTTCGAATTTATTCTCGATGTCGCCAGCGGCCGTAAGAAAACGTTCTCCGATCAATGGGGACTCCACAACCAACTGGCAGTGTTTAACCCGGCCCCCGTGACCTGA
- a CDS encoding ABC transporter substrate-binding protein: MYTLNKNNVALACLFSCLLAAPAIASAEGQTTDNPVKLRYTLWDRNQLPGEQQLVNEFEKNNPGVKVEIELTPYDQYFIKLSSAVGGNVAPDVFWMNMPNFQQYVKNSMLEPLTPYLKDKSSPHLDDFVKSSVDAYQYQSEQYAIPRDIDAIAVWYNKKMFDQAGVAYPDKNWTWDDLKQKSEQLRKNLDQHSYPLAMDLGSGQDSYFNLLLQADTQIVLPEGKTDVASDNAIAMYRDVQGMLKAGLLQPPGEMKAADVFQSNRVAMIYAGSWWALPFSQNELINDHVGVVPMPKMAEQAGVSHSLAFAMSAKSQHKEAAWKFIEFMSSEHAQQTLAAGKVVIPANQKVAKAWAEGFKNVDVSAYIDSLAFSHKYPTAGSNTAKWNSILNDGLKKVWMGNDPEQVMPGVAKRVEREMQK, from the coding sequence ATGTATACCTTAAATAAGAATAATGTCGCCCTGGCATGCCTTTTTTCCTGTTTACTGGCGGCACCGGCTATCGCCAGTGCTGAAGGCCAGACGACAGATAACCCCGTTAAATTACGCTACACGCTGTGGGATAGAAATCAACTCCCCGGCGAGCAGCAGCTGGTTAATGAGTTTGAAAAAAATAACCCCGGCGTGAAAGTTGAAATCGAGTTAACGCCTTATGATCAATATTTCATAAAGCTCAGTTCAGCGGTCGGCGGAAATGTGGCGCCGGATGTTTTCTGGATGAATATGCCGAATTTCCAGCAGTACGTTAAGAACAGTATGTTGGAACCTCTGACCCCTTATTTAAAAGATAAATCATCGCCGCACCTTGATGACTTTGTGAAAAGTTCCGTCGATGCTTATCAGTATCAGTCAGAACAATATGCCATTCCCCGTGATATTGACGCCATTGCGGTCTGGTATAACAAAAAAATGTTTGATCAGGCGGGCGTAGCTTATCCTGATAAAAACTGGACGTGGGACGATTTAAAACAAAAATCGGAACAGTTACGTAAAAATCTGGATCAACATTCTTATCCGCTCGCGATGGACCTCGGCAGCGGTCAGGACAGCTACTTTAACCTGCTGCTCCAGGCCGACACGCAGATTGTCCTGCCGGAGGGAAAAACCGATGTCGCCAGTGATAATGCGATCGCGATGTATCGCGACGTTCAGGGGATGCTGAAGGCAGGATTGCTCCAGCCGCCCGGCGAAATGAAAGCCGCCGATGTCTTCCAGTCCAACCGGGTCGCAATGATCTACGCGGGCTCGTGGTGGGCGCTGCCGTTCTCGCAAAACGAACTGATTAACGATCATGTCGGCGTGGTCCCGATGCCCAAAATGGCAGAGCAAGCTGGCGTCTCGCATAGTCTGGCATTCGCCATGTCGGCCAAAAGCCAACACAAAGAAGCGGCCTGGAAATTCATTGAGTTTATGAGTTCTGAGCATGCCCAGCAAACGCTGGCCGCGGGCAAAGTGGTAATTCCGGCCAATCAGAAAGTCGCCAAAGCGTGGGCTGAAGGCTTTAAGAATGTCGATGTTTCCGCCTATATCGATTCACTGGCGTTTTCTCATAAATATCCCACTGCCGGTTCCAATACCGCGAAATGGAATAGCATTCTCAACGATGGACTGAAGAAAGTCTGGATGGGGAATGATCCAGAACAAGTGATGCCTGGTGTTGCAAAACGCGTTGAGCGTGAAATGCAGAAATAA
- a CDS encoding ROK family protein, translated as MFYGVDIGGTKTEIVAFDKEMQVCWRKRVATPVQDYELFLSTFTSLIDTADWATGMQGKIGIGMPGLMDRQTGKLLSSNVPCLTGRQVMNDLAHRLNRSVALDNDCCCFALSEAHTHQARQFSRIYGAIIGTGMGGGLVIDGQLYRGRNRMASEFGHLPLPATFMRRYNLPEIKCGCGLQGCLERYQSGPGLLWLHKHFSGEQLKMETLLENYRHGNASAVATVEAWIDMLGCTLAQLQLILDVDAFVLGGGVSNIEEIYTLLPGAMSRYLFPGLAPANVFPAVHGASSGVRGAALLLVEQDALMH; from the coding sequence ATGTTTTACGGTGTTGATATTGGCGGCACAAAAACTGAAATTGTCGCCTTTGATAAGGAAATGCAGGTCTGCTGGCGTAAGCGCGTGGCCACGCCGGTTCAGGATTACGAACTCTTTCTCTCGACCTTTACGTCGCTTATCGATACAGCCGACTGGGCTACAGGCATGCAAGGCAAAATCGGCATTGGCATGCCCGGATTGATGGACAGGCAGACCGGAAAACTGCTGTCGTCAAACGTCCCCTGCCTGACCGGACGTCAGGTGATGAACGATCTGGCGCATCGACTCAACCGCTCGGTGGCGCTGGATAATGACTGCTGCTGCTTCGCGCTGTCGGAAGCGCATACTCATCAGGCTCGTCAGTTCTCACGAATTTATGGTGCGATCATCGGCACCGGCATGGGGGGTGGACTGGTGATTGACGGGCAGTTGTATCGTGGGCGCAACCGGATGGCCAGCGAGTTTGGCCATCTACCGCTACCCGCCACCTTTATGCGTCGCTATAACCTGCCAGAGATCAAGTGCGGCTGCGGCCTGCAGGGCTGTCTGGAGCGCTACCAGTCCGGGCCAGGTTTACTCTGGCTGCATAAGCACTTCAGCGGTGAGCAGCTAAAAATGGAGACGTTGCTGGAAAACTACCGTCATGGCAATGCCAGCGCCGTCGCCACCGTTGAGGCGTGGATTGATATGCTGGGCTGTACGCTGGCGCAACTGCAGCTCATTCTGGACGTCGACGCCTTTGTTCTGGGCGGCGGCGTCTCCAACATTGAGGAAATTTACACCTTACTGCCGGGTGCGATGTCGCGCTACCTGTTCCCCGGACTGGCACCCGCGAACGTCTTCCCTGCCGTACATGGCGCCTCAAGCGGTGTACGCGGTGCCGCGCTGTTGTTGGTCGAACAAGATGCGCTGATGCACTAA
- the garL gene encoding 2-dehydro-3-deoxyglucarate aldolase: MNNDIFPNKFKAALAAHQIQIGCWSALASPISTEVLGLAGFDWLVLDGEHAPNDVSTFIPQLMALKGSASAPVVRVPTNEPVIIKRLLDIGFYNFLIPFVETEEEAVNAVASTRYPPEGIRGVSVSHRANMFGTVPDYFAQSNKNITIIVQIESQQGVDNVDAIAATAGVDGIFVGPSDLAAALGHLGNASHPEVQKAIQHIFARAKAHGKPSGILAPVDADARRYLEWGATFVAVGSDLGVFRSATQKLADAFKK; this comes from the coding sequence ATGAATAACGACATCTTCCCGAACAAATTCAAAGCAGCGCTGGCTGCACATCAGATTCAGATTGGCTGTTGGTCAGCGTTGGCAAGCCCAATCAGCACTGAAGTTTTAGGGTTGGCGGGCTTCGACTGGCTGGTGCTGGATGGCGAACATGCGCCAAACGATGTCTCCACCTTTATTCCGCAGTTAATGGCGCTGAAAGGCAGTGCCAGCGCGCCGGTTGTGCGTGTACCAACCAATGAGCCGGTCATTATCAAGCGTCTGCTGGATATTGGGTTTTACAACTTCCTGATCCCGTTTGTTGAAACGGAAGAAGAGGCAGTGAATGCTGTCGCGTCGACGCGCTATCCGCCGGAAGGGATCCGCGGAGTGTCCGTATCGCATCGCGCCAACATGTTTGGCACCGTCCCGGATTACTTCGCGCAGTCCAACAAGAACATCACCATCATTGTGCAGATTGAGAGCCAGCAGGGCGTGGATAACGTCGATGCTATCGCTGCTACCGCAGGCGTCGACGGCATTTTCGTTGGCCCAAGCGATCTGGCTGCGGCGTTAGGCCATCTCGGCAATGCGTCTCATCCTGAGGTTCAGAAAGCCATTCAGCACATCTTTGCCCGCGCGAAAGCGCACGGCAAACCGAGCGGCATTCTGGCTCCGGTTGATGCTGACGCGCGTCGCTATCTGGAATGGGGCGCCACGTTTGTTGCCGTCGGCAGCGACCTGGGCGTGTTCCGTTCTGCCACGCAGAAACTGGCTGACGCCTTTAAGAAATAA
- the garP gene encoding galactarate/glucarate/glycerate transporter GarP yields the protein MILDTVEEKKKGTHTRYLILLIIFIVTAVNYADRATLSIAGTEVAKELQLSAVSMGYIFSAFGWAYLLMQIPGGWLLDKFGSKKVYTYSLFFWSLFTFLQGFVDMFPLAWAGVSMFFMRFMLGFSEAPSFPANARIVAAWFPTKERGTASAIFNSAQYFSLALFSPLLGWLTFAWGWEHVFTVMGVIGFVLTALWVKLIHNPTDHPRMSAEELKFISENGAVVDMDHKKPGTAVASGPKLHYIKQLLTNRMMLGVFFGQYFINTITWFFLTWFPIYLVQEKGMSILKVGLVASIPALCGFAGGVLGGVFSDYLIKRGFSITVARKLPIVLGMLLASTIILCNYTDNTALVVTLMALAFFGKGFGALGWPVISDTAPKEIVGLCGGVFNVFGNVASIVTPLVIGYLVSELHSFNAALVFVGCSALMAMVCYLFIVGDIKRMELQK from the coding sequence ATGATCCTGGATACAGTTGAAGAAAAAAAGAAAGGTACGCATACCCGCTATTTAATTCTGCTGATAATTTTTATTGTCACTGCGGTTAACTACGCGGATCGGGCGACGCTGTCTATTGCCGGAACCGAAGTCGCCAAAGAGTTGCAGTTGAGTGCCGTGTCGATGGGTTACATCTTCTCTGCATTTGGCTGGGCCTACCTGCTGATGCAAATCCCCGGCGGCTGGCTGCTCGATAAGTTTGGTTCGAAAAAAGTTTATACATACAGCCTGTTCTTCTGGTCGCTGTTCACCTTCCTGCAAGGCTTCGTGGATATGTTCCCGCTGGCCTGGGCGGGGGTCTCCATGTTTTTTATGCGCTTTATGCTGGGTTTCTCGGAAGCGCCTTCGTTCCCGGCAAACGCCCGTATCGTCGCGGCCTGGTTCCCGACCAAAGAACGTGGAACCGCGTCGGCAATCTTTAACTCAGCCCAGTATTTTTCACTGGCTCTGTTCTCACCGTTGCTTGGTTGGTTGACCTTTGCCTGGGGCTGGGAGCACGTCTTTACTGTGATGGGCGTAATCGGGTTTGTCCTGACGGCGCTGTGGGTCAAACTGATTCATAACCCCACCGATCACCCGCGGATGTCCGCAGAAGAGTTGAAGTTCATCTCTGAAAACGGTGCGGTCGTGGATATGGACCACAAAAAACCTGGCACCGCAGTGGCCAGTGGTCCGAAACTACATTACATCAAGCAGTTATTGACCAACCGCATGATGCTCGGCGTGTTCTTCGGCCAGTATTTCATCAACACTATCACCTGGTTCTTCCTGACCTGGTTCCCGATTTACCTGGTGCAGGAAAAAGGGATGTCGATCCTGAAGGTGGGTCTGGTGGCTTCGATTCCGGCACTGTGTGGTTTCGCCGGTGGCGTACTGGGCGGTGTGTTCTCGGATTATCTGATTAAGCGCGGTTTTTCTATCACCGTTGCACGTAAGCTGCCGATTGTGCTGGGAATGCTGCTGGCTTCTACCATCATTCTGTGCAACTACACCGACAACACCGCGCTGGTGGTGACGCTGATGGCGCTGGCCTTCTTTGGTAAAGGATTTGGCGCACTGGGCTGGCCTGTAATCTCGGATACCGCACCGAAGGAGATTGTTGGTCTGTGTGGCGGGGTATTTAACGTCTTTGGCAATGTGGCATCCATCGTAACGCCACTGGTTATCGGTTACCTGGTAAGTGAACTGCACTCCTTCAACGCTGCGCTGGTATTCGTTGGCTGTTCCGCGCTGATGGCAATGGTGTGCTACCTGTTTATTGTCGGTGACATTAAACGTATGGAACTGCAGAAATAA
- a CDS encoding ABC transporter ATP-binding protein, which yields MSGIQLQSVGKIYPNGFQAIHGVDLEIHDGEFMVFVGPSGCAKSTLLRMIAGLEDITHGHISIGERCVNDLLPKERGVAMVFQNYALYPHMTIYKNMAFSLQGKMNKQEIDVRVRDAARKLEIETLLDKKPGQLSGGQCQRVAVGRAIVRKPEVFLFDEPLSNLDAKLRVSMRVRLTELHRQLRQEGVNATMVYVTHDQIEAMTMGDRICVLNGGRIMQVDTPGNIYHQPKNKFVAGFIGNPAMNIHLLALDPDTHGLRLDDALTLPLTARLVSQLANYPHDSVWFGIRPEAIQLAQHNDPAAFDARITNVERMGNEDLLHFDIGAQQMILRVNSSPDWSPLPGESIKVKFNLEAAFLFDKQDEENLARS from the coding sequence ATGTCAGGCATTCAATTACAGTCAGTAGGCAAAATCTATCCGAATGGCTTTCAGGCGATTCATGGTGTTGACCTTGAAATTCACGATGGCGAATTTATGGTTTTTGTCGGGCCATCCGGTTGCGCAAAATCAACGCTACTGCGCATGATCGCCGGACTGGAAGATATTACTCATGGTCATATTTCAATTGGCGAACGATGCGTCAACGATCTACTGCCAAAAGAACGTGGCGTGGCAATGGTCTTTCAAAATTACGCCCTCTATCCCCACATGACGATCTACAAAAATATGGCGTTCAGCCTGCAAGGCAAAATGAACAAGCAGGAGATTGATGTGCGCGTACGGGATGCCGCGCGCAAACTGGAAATCGAAACGCTACTCGACAAAAAGCCCGGTCAACTTTCAGGAGGTCAGTGCCAGCGCGTTGCCGTTGGCAGGGCCATTGTTCGTAAGCCGGAAGTGTTTTTGTTTGATGAGCCGTTGTCCAATCTCGATGCCAAACTGCGCGTGTCGATGCGCGTACGCCTGACGGAGCTTCATCGCCAGTTGCGTCAAGAAGGAGTGAACGCAACGATGGTGTATGTCACCCACGATCAGATTGAAGCGATGACCATGGGGGACCGCATTTGTGTGCTCAATGGCGGACGGATCATGCAGGTCGACACGCCGGGCAATATCTACCATCAGCCAAAAAATAAATTCGTGGCGGGTTTCATTGGCAATCCAGCAATGAATATTCATCTTCTGGCCCTCGATCCCGATACCCACGGACTCCGTCTGGATGACGCGCTGACCTTGCCTTTAACCGCACGACTCGTCTCCCAACTGGCGAATTATCCGCATGACAGCGTCTGGTTTGGCATCCGGCCAGAGGCGATTCAGTTGGCGCAGCACAACGATCCCGCGGCGTTCGACGCCAGGATCACCAACGTGGAAAGAATGGGCAATGAAGATCTCCTGCATTTCGATATCGGCGCACAGCAAATGATCCTGCGAGTCAATTCGTCACCGGACTGGAGCCCACTTCCCGGCGAATCGATCAAGGTGAAATTCAACCTGGAAGCCGCCTTTTTATTCGATAAGCAGGATGAAGAAAATTTAGCCCGCTCCTGA